In Juglans regia cultivar Chandler chromosome 5, Walnut 2.0, whole genome shotgun sequence, the following are encoded in one genomic region:
- the LOC108998759 gene encoding uncharacterized protein LOC108998759 has translation MGFFGVVKGGVGVKSEAKVKELIDGDTKTWKTKLVKDILNEEEAILVCSLPISSSGLPDKLIWAHTKTGQFDVKSTYHLELCRKNREKREVSKSGTENWKVLLQLNVPGVVKMFLWKAMNNCLPIKFYLSCRKIVKDYFCPICKMQKETVSHALWSCGGAMDVWADNLSPVQKWASIEKDIQELWADWCNKLKREELELTTVVLRRFWMRRNSFVFENKFEGPDVIFRQATDFLLQFQEA, from the exons ATGGGATTCTTTGGAGTTGTTAAAGGAGGGGTTGGTGTGAAAA GTGAAGCAAAGGTCAAAGAACTTATTGATGGGGATACTAAGACTTGGAAAACAAAGTTGGTAAAAGACATTTTAAATGAAGAAGAGGCAATTCTTGTCTGCAGCTTACCTATTAGTTCATCAGGTCTACCTGATAAATTAATTTGGGCTCATACTAAGACTGGTCAGTTTGATGTCAAAAGTACATATCATCTAGAGTTGTGcaggaaaaatagagaaaagagGGAGGTATCGAAATCTGGTACAGAGAATTGGAAGGTGTTGTTGCAGTTAAATGTACCTGGTGTAGTTAAAATGTTTCTTTGGAAAGCAATGAATAACTGTCTTCCTATAAAATTTTACTTGTCTTGCAGGAAGATTGTTAAAGATTACTTCTGTCCAATTTGTAAAATGCAGAAGGAAACAGTTTCTCATGCTCTATGGAGCTGTGGTGGAGCTATGGATGTTTGGGCAGATAATCTTAGTCCTGTGCAGAAATGGGCATCTATTGAGAAGGATATACAAGAGTTATGGGCAGACTGGTgtaataaattgaaaagagaaGAATTGGAGTTAACGACAGTAGTACTGAGAAGGTTTTGGATGAGGCGAAACAGCTttgtgtttgaaaataaatttgaagggCCTGATGTGATTTTTAGGCAAGCCACTGACTTTCTGCTTCAGTTTCAGGAAGCTTAA